The following proteins come from a genomic window of Sorghum bicolor cultivar BTx623 chromosome 3, Sorghum_bicolor_NCBIv3, whole genome shotgun sequence:
- the LOC8062185 gene encoding VQ motif-containing protein 4 translates to MEVSTKQLLPMPHQRDPNSPSSSTSSSSSSSTSPSHPHHHRAQQPHKLPQSPRPIPRTIDTTPFPTTFVQADTTSFKQVVQMLTGAEQPAKNDATTTAGAAAANGGGQAASGAACRPKKPSFKLYERRSSLKNLKMIAPLAMGPPPSPRTRATAPEILSPSVLDFPSLRLSSPVTPLTGDPFNRSPASTSSSSEEAERAAIAERGFFLHPSPRGGAEPPRLLPLFPVTSPRMAAPSE, encoded by the coding sequence ATGGAGGTTTCCACCAAGCAACTCCTCCCCATGCCTCATCAGCGGGACCCCAACTCCCCTTCctcttccacctcgtcgtcgtcgtcgtcctccaccTCCCCATCTCACCCGCACCACCACCGTGCGCAGCAGCCCCACAAACTCCCGCAGTCCCCGAGGCCCATCCCGCGCACCATCGACACCACCCCGTTCCCCACCACCTTCGTCCAGGCCGACACCACCTCGTTCAAGCAGGTCGTCCAGATGCTCACCGGCGCCGAGCAGCCGGCCAAGAACGACGCGACGACGACAGCAGGGGCAGCAGCAGCCAACGGCGGCGGCCAGGCGGCGAGCGGGGCGGCCTGCCGGCCGAAGAAGCCGTCTTTCAAGCTGTACGAGCGGCGGAGCAGCCTGAAGAACCTCAAGATGATCGCGCCGCTGGCGATGggcccgccgccgtcgccgcggacGAGGGCCACGGCGCCGGAGATCCTGTCCCCGAGCGTCCTGGACTTCCCGTCCCTCAGGCTCAGCAGCCCGGTGACGCCGCTCACCGGCGACCCCTTCAACCGCTCGCCGGCGTCCACGTCGTCGTCCTCCGAGGAGGCCGAGCGCGCCGCCATCGCCGAGAGGGGCTTCTTCCTCCACCCGTCCCCGAGGGGCGGCGCCGAGCCCCCGCGCCTGCTCCCGCTCTTCCCCGTCACCTCGCCCCGGATGGCGGCGCCGTCCGAGTGA
- the LOC110434222 gene encoding uncharacterized protein LOC110434222 isoform X2: MPRRGKSSKPSYGRTTGSPYIHKPLPSGVPVPMCFCGDPCKVEISEDEETYRHRYWMCSNFAWEPTPKQRCSNFIWIDTEIKESDKRLLQGLKEWDAERAEILEKRRREEAQKREHKEEEERRRVAAALEEREKKLERVRRAKAAMDENPDAQRKEKWPRCTQYLHYLLVLCLVHGQYCFVLEFSICCYVMHFSNFNLVSLLVDNIFI, from the exons ATGCCACGTCGTGGAAAAAGTAGCAAACCAAG CTATGGCCGGACGACCGGGAGTCCGTACATCCACAAGCCGCTTCCTAGCGGTGTTCCAGTACCTATGTGCTTTTGTGGTGATCCTTGCAAGGTAGAAATTTCAGAAGACGAGGAAACCTATCGGCACAGGTATTGGATGTGTTCCAATTTTGCCTGGGAGCCTACGCCAAAACAACGCTGCAGTAACTTTATT TGGATCGACACTGAGATTAAGGAGTCCGACAAGCGGCTTCTACAAGGCCTAAAGGAGTGGGATGCAGAGCGTGCAGAGATATTAGAGAAGAGACGTAGAGAGGAGGCTCAAAAGAGGGAGcacaaggaagaggaggaaagaagacgtgttgctgcggctctggaggagagggAAAAGAAGCTTGAGCGTGTGCGCCGAGCGAAGGCAGCGATGGATGAGAATCCAGATGCCCAGAGGAAGGAAAAGTGGCCTCGTTGCACTCAGTATTTACATTACCTTCTTGTTCTTTGTTTGGTTCATGGACAATATTGTTTTGTGTTGGAATTTTCAATTTGTTGTTATGTAATGcactttagcaattttaatttggtttcattattagtagacaatatttttatttga
- the LOC110434222 gene encoding uncharacterized protein LOC110434222 isoform X1, which produces MPRRGKSSKPSYGRTTGSPYIHKPLPSGVPVPMCFCGDPCKVEISEDEETYRHRYWMCSNFAWEPTPKQRCSNFITPPPLCDFEQWIDTEIKESDKRLLQGLKEWDAERAEILEKRRREEAQKREHKEEEERRRVAAALEEREKKLERVRRAKAAMDENPDAQRKEKWPRCTQYLHYLLVLCLVHGQYCFVLEFSICCYVMHFSNFNLVSLLVDNIFI; this is translated from the exons ATGCCACGTCGTGGAAAAAGTAGCAAACCAAG CTATGGCCGGACGACCGGGAGTCCGTACATCCACAAGCCGCTTCCTAGCGGTGTTCCAGTACCTATGTGCTTTTGTGGTGATCCTTGCAAGGTAGAAATTTCAGAAGACGAGGAAACCTATCGGCACAGGTATTGGATGTGTTCCAATTTTGCCTGGGAGCCTACGCCAAAACAACGCTGCAGTAACTTTATT ACCCCTCCACCATTGTGTGATTTTGAGCAGTGGATCGACACTGAGATTAAGGAGTCCGACAAGCGGCTTCTACAAGGCCTAAAGGAGTGGGATGCAGAGCGTGCAGAGATATTAGAGAAGAGACGTAGAGAGGAGGCTCAAAAGAGGGAGcacaaggaagaggaggaaagaagacgtgttgctgcggctctggaggagagggAAAAGAAGCTTGAGCGTGTGCGCCGAGCGAAGGCAGCGATGGATGAGAATCCAGATGCCCAGAGGAAGGAAAAGTGGCCTCGTTGCACTCAGTATTTACATTACCTTCTTGTTCTTTGTTTGGTTCATGGACAATATTGTTTTGTGTTGGAATTTTCAATTTGTTGTTATGTAATGcactttagcaattttaatttggtttcattattagtagacaatatttttatttga
- the LOC8062184 gene encoding L10-interacting MYB domain-containing protein gives MPEIDWNVENTRILCALLAEQVEKGNRPNTFLNSVGYAEVEKGFKDRVGIELVKGQIKNKWDKLKEDFKAWKKLTTRQTGIGWNNGTINMDDEWWKKARADIPGCGKFRKHPLQNEDELAICFRGIVNIGSDHWNPCANTSTMAVDEEAAVSRHASDTSTFEASFVTMDAFRDSLATSIALAWN, from the exons ATGCCGGAAATTGACTGGAACGTAGAGAACACTCGGATCCTTTGTGCTTTGTTGGCTGAGCAAGTTGAGAAAGGAAATCGGCCAAATACATTCTTGAACTCAGTTGGGTATGCTGAGGTTGAGAAAGGGTTTAAAGATCGGGTGGGTATTGAATTGGTCAAGGGACAAATCAAGAACAAGTGGGACAAATTGAAGGAAGATTTTAAGGCATGGAAAAAGTTAACAACGAGGCAAACAGGAATTGGTTGGAATAATGGTACTATCAATATGGACGACGAATGGTGGAAGAAAGCTAGAGCT GATATTCCAGGTTGTGGGAAGTTTAGGAAGCATCCACTTCAAAATGAAGATGAGTTAGCAATTTGTTTTCGAGGCATTGTAAACATTGGTTCTGATCACTGGAACCCTTGTGCCAACACCTCGACAATGGCTGTGGATGAAGAAGCTGCTGTGTCTCGCCATGCCTCCGATACATCTACATTTGAAGCAAGCTTTGTGACTATGGACGCATTTCGTGATAGTTTGGCTACATCCATCGCATTAGCTTGGAATTAA